The Aedes aegypti strain LVP_AGWG chromosome 3, AaegL5.0 Primary Assembly, whole genome shotgun sequence genome contains a region encoding:
- the LOC5567674 gene encoding zinc finger CCCH domain-containing protein 13 isoform X1, translating into METEEIIKLVDGIYKNILEKFNPGARQLISAGKAYLKALHGASAASNLFNEALAKIAVNAQQGGTIDIGSALMNIVGVYKEIQDQHMNILKAFYVDLLVPLETNLEKDTKVVQFEQKKFLQQHKLRSDGYTKAATTMKKYRKKNSKSSPKDAEKEIKSIQTFEEEKHKLDQFCEQSLKNAMTQERRRYGFVLERQCSLAKHWMAYHHSGHMIIEKSLDNWNEVAATREFLPPNVENMFTTKQLKDMDDDEDDAQSIASQLRKTRSIDASCLDMRSLGDVVNSSMMHMPRAKSEFNLNNNSNTSTLVGGMSGGPRHSINVSVMSTGDTNQWERPTVKALYAYLSSGENQLSFLEGDKIALVGDRAKGWQFGENLRTQKFGWFPIAYTENEREEKESISEWVKAPPSEIEVENTPDSSLESTLVDESMPPPLKSNNSNSYHDEASPTRMFGDTIQYRQSKQFRRLSRGEKPPKPGPPPQLPAPVPTPVVPNYSKPQGVPQSNSFSSSGGPPMVEKRKTPSATMNFNKPQSANKPKVSRNGIASASLHSSNDSGFSNELQQQQEPELYSDDETVHRVPIRSSRSEKNLSSPRSTDRDLSEHRSPHPSHRYRNGGPDDDDDDIYGTIVPPRRQHQKMRQANSFGNIAESNSGTLEYGYRSRTRMSEGNANQSDSQKIKRTKSFWKFSKSQDHIMEGMAMWKHNDVIPTSREKREMEKKEATLKRNMRKKEQMEKQKQREMIMAKEAEEARKKEMMRNVESSTLMRNRERERENEREREWEREREREQEREYREREQEREMQQRPHSIAMMPEQAKFPITKSDIDKRISKLDEMNQQQQQQQQQQQKKISQSKQDRDRQERQDRQDRHERQDRQDRQDRQDRQDRQERHDRGDRQDRQERSERQDRHERQDRQEKDRRMQESDRKASKSNKNDTNNNRSGYNDRLDQDEQIYGDSMQAKGKEKYRTKERENSKNRNNDALNKYYQDQHFDDFAIIPSDSIMIQDTSFYDDDGMMDDMMLMKTVRRKEILKQYYSSGTDTERNSSSSDPYDCIVVDDHLVSAADMMMRKNRERMRVGRKSNGDANRSDSKKQQQQQQQEEKMTFSTFRGTTVDDEDAMMMMDEEMIEEPSRDRRSKLSKTNSSGQMMDSLKYESEQESRISAKVNANGNQKRKSTKSSVPDGKAYGPWYDLWGSESPMPSQK; encoded by the exons GTTCCGCCCTGATGAACATTGTCGGAGTGTACAAAGAAATCCAGGACCAGCACATGAACATT CTGAAAGCTTTCTACGTGGACTTGCTGGTGCCGCTGGAGACCAATCTGGAGAAAGACACCAAGGTGGTCCAGTTCGAGcagaagaaattccttcagcagCATAAGCTTCGATCGGATGGATACACCAAAGCGGCCACTACCATGAAAAAATACCGGAAGAAGAATTCTAAAAGCTCACCGAAGGATGCCGAGAAGGAGATCAAAAGTATTCAGACGTTCGAGGAAGAGAAACACAAGTTGGATCAATTCTGTGAACAGAGCTTGAAGAACGCCATGACCCAGGAACGTCGACGATACGGATTTGTACTGGAACGACAATGCTCGTTGGcgaaacactggatggcatatCATCACTCGGGACACATGATCATTGAAAAATCCTTGGATAATTGGAACGAAGTTGCCGCTACCCGTGAATTCTTGCCGCCAAATGTCGAAAACATGTTTACCACCAAACAGCTGAAGGACATGGATGATGACGAGGACGATGCGCAGTCGATTGCTTCACAGCTGAGGAAAACCAGGTCAATCGATGCCTCTTGCTTGGACATGAGATCGCTTGGAGATGTGGTGAACAGCTCGATGATGCATATGCCCCGTGCCAAATCGGAGTTCAACTtgaacaacaacagcaacaccAGTACTTTGGTCGGAGGAATGAGCGGTGGACCTAGACATTCGATCAACGTTTCCGTCATGTCTACTGGGGATACGAACCAATGGGAACGACCGACTGTCAAGGCTCTGTACGCGTATTTGTCTTCCGGTGAGAATCAGTTGAGCTTCTTGGAGGGCGACAAGATCGCTCTGGTCGGTGATCGCGCCAAGGGATGGCAGTTCGGAGAGAATCTGCGAACGCAGAAGTTCGGGTGGTTCCCGATAGCGTACACGGAGAACGAGCGCGAGGAGAAGGAGAG CATCAGCGAATGGGTCAAAGCCCCACCTAGCGAGATCGAAGTGGAAAATACCCCGGACTCATCGCTGGAAAGCACCTTGGTCGATGAATCGATGCCGCCGCCGTTAAAATCGAACAACTCGAACTCGTACCACGATGAGGCATCGCCAACGCGGATGTTCGGCGACACCATCCAGTACAGGCAGTCGAAGCAGTTCCGTCGACTGTCCCGTGGCGAGAAGCCACCCAAGCCGGGACCGCCACCGCAGCTTCCGGCACCCGTCCCGACACCGGTAGTGCCTAACTATAGCAAACCCCAGGGGGTGCCTCAGTCGAACAGTTTTTCCTCGTCCGGTGGACCACCGATGGTTGAGAAGCGCAAGACTCCGTCGGCCACGATGAACTTTAACAAACCG CAATCGGCCAACAAGCCGAAGGTTTCCCGGAATGGAATTGCCAGTGCCTCGCTGCATAGCAGCAACGATAGCGGATTCTCGAACGagctgcagcagcagcaggagcCGGAACTCTACTCGGACGACGAAACGGTGCACCGCGTTCCGATCAG ATCATCCCGTTCGGAGAAGAACCTCTCATCGCCTCGATCAACCGATCGGGACCTGAGCGAACACCGCTCGCCACATCCCTCACATCGCTACAGGAACGGAGGCCcggacgatgacgacgacgacatcTACGGTACGATAGTCCCACCCCGTAGGCAGCATCAGAAAATGCGCCAGGCCAACAGTTTCGGCAACATTGCCGAGAGTAACTCCGGCACGCTGGAGTACGGGTACCGTTCGCGCACTCGCATGTCCGAGGGCAACGCCAACCAGAGCGATTCGCAGAAGATTAAGCGAACCAAGTCGTTCTGGAAGTTCTCTAAGTCGCAGGATCACATCATGGAAGGTATGGCCATGTGGAAGCATAACGACGTGATCCCGACCAGCCGGGAGAAACGCGAGATGGAGAAGAAGGAAGCCACGCTAAAAAGAAACATGCGCAAGAAGGAACAGATGGAGAAGCAAAAGCAGCGGGAAATGATCATGGCAAAGGAAGCCGAGGAAGCTCGTAAGAAGGAGATGATGCGCAACGTCGAGAGCAGCACACTGATGAGAAATCGCGAAAGGGAACGTGAGAATGAAAGAGAGCGCGAGTGGGAACGAGAGAGGGAAAGGGAACAGGAGCGAGAGTATCGCGAGCGCGAACAGGAAAGGGAAATGCAGCAAAGACCGCACAGCATCGCAATGATGCCGGAGCAGGCAAAGTTCCCCATCACAAAGTCGGACATAGATAAGAGGATTTCAAAGCTGGATGAGATGaaccaacaacaacagcagcagcaacaacagcaacagaagAAGATCAGTCAATCTAAGCAGGATAGGGATCGACAGGAAAGGCAGGATCGTCAGGATCGGCATGAACGACAGGATCGGCAGGATCGGCAGGATCGACAGGATCGGCAGGATCGGCAAGAACGGCACGATAGAGGCGATAGACAAGATCGTCAGGAAAGAAGCGAAAGACAAGATCGTCATGAAAGACAGGACAGACAAGAGAAGGATCGTCGAATGCAAGAGTCGGATAGAAAGGCATCAAAATCCAATAAGAACGATACGAACAATAACAGAAGCGGTTACAACGATCGTTTGGACCAGGATGAGCAAATCTACGGAGATTCGATGCAAGCTAAAGGTAAAGAAAAGTACCGAACGAAGGAGCGAGAGAACAGTAAGAACCGAAACAACGATGCTCTGAACAAATACTATCAGGATCAGCACTTCGATGATTTTGCGATAATCCCGAGCGATTCGATCATGATTCAGGACACGAGTTTCTACGACGACGATGGTATGATGGACGATATGATGTTGATGAAGACGGTCCGCCGtaaggaaattctgaagcagTACTACTCAAGCGGAACTGATACAGAAAGAAATTCTTCGAGTTCCGATCCGTACGACTGTATCGTGGTAGATGATCATCTGGTTTCCGCAGCTGATATGATGATGAGGAAGAACCGAGAAAGGATGCGTGTGGGAAGAAAGTCCAACGGTGATGCGAATCGTAGTGATTCCAagaagcagcagcaacaacagcaacaagAGGAAAAGATGACGTTTTCGACTTTCCGCGGGACAACCGTTGACGACGAAGatgcgatgatgatgatggatgaAGAGATGATTGAAGAGCCATCGCGGGATCGCCGGTCAAAGCTGTCGAAAACGAACAGCAGTGGACAGATGATGGATTCGTTGAAGTATGAATCCGAACAGGAATCGAGAATCAGTGCCAAGGTGAACGCTAACGGAAATCAGAAGCGTAAATCGACAAAATCTTCCGTCCCGGATGGCAAAGCCTACGGTCCGTGGTACGATCTGTGGGGATCAGAATCTCCGATGCCAAGTCAGAAGTGA
- the LOC5567674 gene encoding zinc finger CCCH domain-containing protein 13 isoform X2: MNIVGVYKEIQDQHMNILKAFYVDLLVPLETNLEKDTKVVQFEQKKFLQQHKLRSDGYTKAATTMKKYRKKNSKSSPKDAEKEIKSIQTFEEEKHKLDQFCEQSLKNAMTQERRRYGFVLERQCSLAKHWMAYHHSGHMIIEKSLDNWNEVAATREFLPPNVENMFTTKQLKDMDDDEDDAQSIASQLRKTRSIDASCLDMRSLGDVVNSSMMHMPRAKSEFNLNNNSNTSTLVGGMSGGPRHSINVSVMSTGDTNQWERPTVKALYAYLSSGENQLSFLEGDKIALVGDRAKGWQFGENLRTQKFGWFPIAYTENEREEKESISEWVKAPPSEIEVENTPDSSLESTLVDESMPPPLKSNNSNSYHDEASPTRMFGDTIQYRQSKQFRRLSRGEKPPKPGPPPQLPAPVPTPVVPNYSKPQGVPQSNSFSSSGGPPMVEKRKTPSATMNFNKPQSANKPKVSRNGIASASLHSSNDSGFSNELQQQQEPELYSDDETVHRVPIRSSRSEKNLSSPRSTDRDLSEHRSPHPSHRYRNGGPDDDDDDIYGTIVPPRRQHQKMRQANSFGNIAESNSGTLEYGYRSRTRMSEGNANQSDSQKIKRTKSFWKFSKSQDHIMEGMAMWKHNDVIPTSREKREMEKKEATLKRNMRKKEQMEKQKQREMIMAKEAEEARKKEMMRNVESSTLMRNRERERENEREREWEREREREQEREYREREQEREMQQRPHSIAMMPEQAKFPITKSDIDKRISKLDEMNQQQQQQQQQQQKKISQSKQDRDRQERQDRQDRHERQDRQDRQDRQDRQDRQERHDRGDRQDRQERSERQDRHERQDRQEKDRRMQESDRKASKSNKNDTNNNRSGYNDRLDQDEQIYGDSMQAKGKEKYRTKERENSKNRNNDALNKYYQDQHFDDFAIIPSDSIMIQDTSFYDDDGMMDDMMLMKTVRRKEILKQYYSSGTDTERNSSSSDPYDCIVVDDHLVSAADMMMRKNRERMRVGRKSNGDANRSDSKKQQQQQQQEEKMTFSTFRGTTVDDEDAMMMMDEEMIEEPSRDRRSKLSKTNSSGQMMDSLKYESEQESRISAKVNANGNQKRKSTKSSVPDGKAYGPWYDLWGSESPMPSQK, translated from the exons ATGAACATTGTCGGAGTGTACAAAGAAATCCAGGACCAGCACATGAACATT CTGAAAGCTTTCTACGTGGACTTGCTGGTGCCGCTGGAGACCAATCTGGAGAAAGACACCAAGGTGGTCCAGTTCGAGcagaagaaattccttcagcagCATAAGCTTCGATCGGATGGATACACCAAAGCGGCCACTACCATGAAAAAATACCGGAAGAAGAATTCTAAAAGCTCACCGAAGGATGCCGAGAAGGAGATCAAAAGTATTCAGACGTTCGAGGAAGAGAAACACAAGTTGGATCAATTCTGTGAACAGAGCTTGAAGAACGCCATGACCCAGGAACGTCGACGATACGGATTTGTACTGGAACGACAATGCTCGTTGGcgaaacactggatggcatatCATCACTCGGGACACATGATCATTGAAAAATCCTTGGATAATTGGAACGAAGTTGCCGCTACCCGTGAATTCTTGCCGCCAAATGTCGAAAACATGTTTACCACCAAACAGCTGAAGGACATGGATGATGACGAGGACGATGCGCAGTCGATTGCTTCACAGCTGAGGAAAACCAGGTCAATCGATGCCTCTTGCTTGGACATGAGATCGCTTGGAGATGTGGTGAACAGCTCGATGATGCATATGCCCCGTGCCAAATCGGAGTTCAACTtgaacaacaacagcaacaccAGTACTTTGGTCGGAGGAATGAGCGGTGGACCTAGACATTCGATCAACGTTTCCGTCATGTCTACTGGGGATACGAACCAATGGGAACGACCGACTGTCAAGGCTCTGTACGCGTATTTGTCTTCCGGTGAGAATCAGTTGAGCTTCTTGGAGGGCGACAAGATCGCTCTGGTCGGTGATCGCGCCAAGGGATGGCAGTTCGGAGAGAATCTGCGAACGCAGAAGTTCGGGTGGTTCCCGATAGCGTACACGGAGAACGAGCGCGAGGAGAAGGAGAG CATCAGCGAATGGGTCAAAGCCCCACCTAGCGAGATCGAAGTGGAAAATACCCCGGACTCATCGCTGGAAAGCACCTTGGTCGATGAATCGATGCCGCCGCCGTTAAAATCGAACAACTCGAACTCGTACCACGATGAGGCATCGCCAACGCGGATGTTCGGCGACACCATCCAGTACAGGCAGTCGAAGCAGTTCCGTCGACTGTCCCGTGGCGAGAAGCCACCCAAGCCGGGACCGCCACCGCAGCTTCCGGCACCCGTCCCGACACCGGTAGTGCCTAACTATAGCAAACCCCAGGGGGTGCCTCAGTCGAACAGTTTTTCCTCGTCCGGTGGACCACCGATGGTTGAGAAGCGCAAGACTCCGTCGGCCACGATGAACTTTAACAAACCG CAATCGGCCAACAAGCCGAAGGTTTCCCGGAATGGAATTGCCAGTGCCTCGCTGCATAGCAGCAACGATAGCGGATTCTCGAACGagctgcagcagcagcaggagcCGGAACTCTACTCGGACGACGAAACGGTGCACCGCGTTCCGATCAG ATCATCCCGTTCGGAGAAGAACCTCTCATCGCCTCGATCAACCGATCGGGACCTGAGCGAACACCGCTCGCCACATCCCTCACATCGCTACAGGAACGGAGGCCcggacgatgacgacgacgacatcTACGGTACGATAGTCCCACCCCGTAGGCAGCATCAGAAAATGCGCCAGGCCAACAGTTTCGGCAACATTGCCGAGAGTAACTCCGGCACGCTGGAGTACGGGTACCGTTCGCGCACTCGCATGTCCGAGGGCAACGCCAACCAGAGCGATTCGCAGAAGATTAAGCGAACCAAGTCGTTCTGGAAGTTCTCTAAGTCGCAGGATCACATCATGGAAGGTATGGCCATGTGGAAGCATAACGACGTGATCCCGACCAGCCGGGAGAAACGCGAGATGGAGAAGAAGGAAGCCACGCTAAAAAGAAACATGCGCAAGAAGGAACAGATGGAGAAGCAAAAGCAGCGGGAAATGATCATGGCAAAGGAAGCCGAGGAAGCTCGTAAGAAGGAGATGATGCGCAACGTCGAGAGCAGCACACTGATGAGAAATCGCGAAAGGGAACGTGAGAATGAAAGAGAGCGCGAGTGGGAACGAGAGAGGGAAAGGGAACAGGAGCGAGAGTATCGCGAGCGCGAACAGGAAAGGGAAATGCAGCAAAGACCGCACAGCATCGCAATGATGCCGGAGCAGGCAAAGTTCCCCATCACAAAGTCGGACATAGATAAGAGGATTTCAAAGCTGGATGAGATGaaccaacaacaacagcagcagcaacaacagcaacagaagAAGATCAGTCAATCTAAGCAGGATAGGGATCGACAGGAAAGGCAGGATCGTCAGGATCGGCATGAACGACAGGATCGGCAGGATCGGCAGGATCGACAGGATCGGCAGGATCGGCAAGAACGGCACGATAGAGGCGATAGACAAGATCGTCAGGAAAGAAGCGAAAGACAAGATCGTCATGAAAGACAGGACAGACAAGAGAAGGATCGTCGAATGCAAGAGTCGGATAGAAAGGCATCAAAATCCAATAAGAACGATACGAACAATAACAGAAGCGGTTACAACGATCGTTTGGACCAGGATGAGCAAATCTACGGAGATTCGATGCAAGCTAAAGGTAAAGAAAAGTACCGAACGAAGGAGCGAGAGAACAGTAAGAACCGAAACAACGATGCTCTGAACAAATACTATCAGGATCAGCACTTCGATGATTTTGCGATAATCCCGAGCGATTCGATCATGATTCAGGACACGAGTTTCTACGACGACGATGGTATGATGGACGATATGATGTTGATGAAGACGGTCCGCCGtaaggaaattctgaagcagTACTACTCAAGCGGAACTGATACAGAAAGAAATTCTTCGAGTTCCGATCCGTACGACTGTATCGTGGTAGATGATCATCTGGTTTCCGCAGCTGATATGATGATGAGGAAGAACCGAGAAAGGATGCGTGTGGGAAGAAAGTCCAACGGTGATGCGAATCGTAGTGATTCCAagaagcagcagcaacaacagcaacaagAGGAAAAGATGACGTTTTCGACTTTCCGCGGGACAACCGTTGACGACGAAGatgcgatgatgatgatggatgaAGAGATGATTGAAGAGCCATCGCGGGATCGCCGGTCAAAGCTGTCGAAAACGAACAGCAGTGGACAGATGATGGATTCGTTGAAGTATGAATCCGAACAGGAATCGAGAATCAGTGCCAAGGTGAACGCTAACGGAAATCAGAAGCGTAAATCGACAAAATCTTCCGTCCCGGATGGCAAAGCCTACGGTCCGTGGTACGATCTGTGGGGATCAGAATCTCCGATGCCAAGTCAGAAGTGA